In Pieris brassicae chromosome 12, ilPieBrab1.1, whole genome shotgun sequence, the genomic window ATTCTAAAAACAATTCCTTATGGATCTATGTCGGTTTAGATTTAGCTACCGAACGCttaagagaaaaataaaaaaataaaaatggagGGAAAACCAGAAAGGGTCGTAGACTATGATGAGTTACTCTCATCAGCCGGAAAATTCGGAAAATATCAGCTATATTTGTTCTTTATTATGGGTCCGTTTTATATATTCGACGTGTTTGCATACTTCTCACAGTTGTTCATGACCGAAGTGTCACCTAACCACTGGTGTTGGATACCAGAGCTTGAGAACTTGACAGCGGTAGAAAGAAGAACTCTTGCTATACCCTCGGATCCCAATAGCCGCTTCGGCTACTCACAATGTTCCACATACAACGCCAATTGGACAGAGGTCCTAAGCACTGGACAGTACCCTAATACATCGTGGGGTGTACAACAATGTCAATATGGATGGGAGTTTAATAAAACGGAAATTCCATACCCAACAATTTCCAGTGAATTAGGCTGGGTATGTGATAAAAATAGCTACCAGGCAACGGCCCAGTCTATCTTCTTTTTGGGATCAATTGTTGGAGGGTTCATAATTGGATGGATTTCTGATAAATACGGAAGGTTACCAGCTGCTACCATAAGTAATATGATAGGATGTGTTGCTGGGGTGATCAGTATCTTCGCTAACAACATTATACAGTTTTCTGTCTGTAGATTTATAATGGGTATGTCCTACGACACTTGTATGATGATGACATATCTCTTAGTACTAGAATACGTGGCGCCTAAATATAGAACAATTATCTCTAATTTACCATTTGCGATATTCTTTACATTCGGAGCAATGATCCTACCCTGGATAGCATTAGCGTGTAATGACTGGAAGATCTTAAGTTTAGCAACAAGTGTACCTATGGCATTGGCTTTGTTAGCGCCATTCATCATCCCAGAGAGTCCTAGGTGGTTGCTGTCTAAGAATAGAGTAGATGAAGCCGTCCAGAAAGTTGTTAATATAGGCAAAGTTAACGGCGTACCAGTTTCAGCGAAATTGATAGAAGAATTTAAAGAATCATTCAATAATCAAAAGATCGAAGAAAGCACGAGTTCAATAGAGATTTTCCGACGACCATTGACAAGAAAGGTGTTCATTTGTGTGTGTTTAGAATATATGTGTTGTGTTATTGTCTTTGATGCTTTATTACGGAGTATTGGTGCCTTGGGTTTTGACTTTTTTCAATCGTTTACTTTAATATCATTTACCGAATTCCCATCTctgattttaattacattaacttT contains:
- the LOC123717407 gene encoding carcinine transporter-like, which produces MEGKPERVVDYDELLSSAGKFGKYQLYLFFIMGPFYIFDVFAYFSQLFMTEVSPNHWCWIPELENLTAVERRTLAIPSDPNSRFGYSQCSTYNANWTEVLSTGQYPNTSWGVQQCQYGWEFNKTEIPYPTISSELGWVCDKNSYQATAQSIFFLGSIVGGFIIGWISDKYGRLPAATISNMIGCVAGVISIFANNIIQFSVCRFIMGMSYDTCMMMTYLLVLEYVAPKYRTIISNLPFAIFFTFGAMILPWIALACNDWKILSLATSVPMALALLAPFIIPESPRWLLSKNRVDEAVQKVVNIGKVNGVPVSAKLIEEFKESFNNQKIEESTSSIEIFRRPLTRKVFICVCLEYMCCVIVFDALLRSIGALGFDFFQSFTLISFTEFPSLILITLTLDIIGRKWMSISSLAICAVFCILTAFVGEGLPSVICAIIARFTVNISVSVGMQWCAEVVPTSVRGSAASIVHICGYVATCISPYIVYLGNFIIWLPLVIVGLLSIIGALCACVIPETGGKEMPQTFADAEDMILNQKFFDIPFLEKKKVKHVTGEHNNSFELN